The genomic DNA ATGAAGGAAGAAtgtattcctttttttttttctactgtTCTTCATTCTGGTACGAACCAATTTGATAATGTTAGGTTAATgctttgtcaaaaacaaatacTTCATTCTGGTACGAACCAATTTGATAATGTTAGGTTAATgctttgtcaaaaacaaatacTAAGGTTAATGCAGGGATTAAATGCTGGGAGTAATTTATCTCtatcaaagaaaaatcatattttcttcCTCTTATTTTTGAATCAGTTACTATTTTTATCTCAAGAACATcaaacttcttcatcttcttgatTCACAATGTGATTTTCATCTCTTTTGTTTTATAGTCGAATCTTACTTGTCATTATCCGTAAATTACCCTGAATTCATCAAAGTGTAATGCAAGTCTCATCAGAATTGGTTTTTACTTACATCTGTgtcattcaaataaaaaataaaaaattagtttttagaTTAATATTAACTACTTTGTCTGATTTTGAATCTAAATTATCTGCGACACTTTATCATTTAGTTCAAATCAGTTGAGTTACACATCTTCTGCATGGGAACAGATTCTCTCAAGTgaaattttctctatttttctcaaTTGTTATATCTACATCATTaaacatgagagagagagagagagagagagagagagagggagatatAATAATCTAAATAAAAGAGGATATTGAATGTGTGGTTGAGATTTAACATTTAAGAAAAATGGAGAGAATTTCACATCAGAGAATTCATTCCCCTTCTGCACACGCATCAATCCTGTTACAAGAACACGGGAAGAGATCATTTCTAGTGCAGTTTTGGTCCAGTGAAATCTCAATAAAAACTTTACATACCTTCTCCAATAAAAACTTTACAGGAGAGAATCCACCCCCAAGAATACACGTCCTCCTTTACATACCTCAAGattgctaaaaataaaataaaaaaattcgatcGAACTAATAAAGGAAGTGAAGATTCTATATTCTCAATTTATTAAAGCAAGCTTACATACAAGCATGGTTGGAAACCAAAGAAGACATGTACATATGCCATTCGTGCACATAATGTTAAACGTTACATACCCACGACGGCTTGAATATCAAAATAGCTAGCTTATCTATAACTCAAATTATTGTGGATCTCAAATctatcaaataacatttctttAATACTAGtaatataaacttttttaattcaaataatcTTCATATTGAGACAAACTAATAttcaaaactaattttatatatGCAACCAAGAGGGTAATGTGGCATGAAGAGGAAGCAATACTAGGTGATGACTAATGAAAATTATGTTTACCAATACAAGAAGAACAATCCATGTATACACCAAAAGCCTCGAACTCATTTTATAAATCTTGTGCCTTTTTTCATTTCACATTTAATAATGCACAATGTTGGGTAGAGGTGTGACAATTTAACCGAATTCAAAGGTAGCCCCATGCCACTAGCACATGCCTAACACTTTGATAactaatttgtgttttttaccTTTCTTTTGAATCTAGTTACCTCAAATAATAAATGTGAAAGATGACCCCTATATAAGAAAACGATCAAGGACTTACTTAGTGCATACATTTCCAAAGTTGAGcttcaaatattaaaaagaaacaaaagagcAAGCACCATGGTAAACAAGTATCATGTTCGTTCAATTAGTTTGCCTTCAAGATCTCATCCTAGTACTATTAGAGTAGAAGAAGAGTTGAACAAGCTCAAGACTTGGGAAGGAACATCCACATCCACATCAGGGTCTATTCATATAGGTCTTTCCTTGCTTGAAGATTTGTATATGTCAATGGAAGATCTTCTCAACATGGCATCAACCCAACAAGTGATTTCTCACCATCAAGGTGAAAAATGTGTGGAAGAGTTGTTGGATAGTTCTATGAGAATCTTGGATATATGTGGCATCACAAGGGACACCATTTTGCAAACCAAGGAAAATGTTCAAGCCCTTCACTCTTCTCTAAGGAGAAGAAAAGGTGATTCAAGTGTTGAAAGAAGTGTGGCAGAATACAAATTCTTcacaaaaaagatgaaaaaaaatgttaacaagttgATCACATCTTTGAAGCACATGAATAGTAAATTTGGCATGTCTtcaattttggaacttgatcaTCACTTTTCTTGTTTGATTAGAGTATTTAGGGAAGTCATAGTAATGAACTTATCtgtttttcaattcattttgtCATTTTTGAATGTGTCTTCATCAAAGTCAAAGACAGCTAAATGGAAGTTTGTGGCTAAACTGATGCACAAAGGGGTTATAACATGTGAAGATAACTCATATAATGTCAATGAGTTTTTGTGTGTTGAAGCTACCTTAAGCACTCTTTTAAGTGAAGGTACTAATGGAGAAAACTTGCAGGCTTCACATGAAAGATTAGAGGCTTTGGAGAATGCAATTGAAAGTATTGAGAATGATTTGGAGAACTTATTTAGGCGCTTGATAAAATCTAGAGCTTCCCTCTTGAATATAATTTCTCAATAGACCATTTttcattgacaatttttttcttaatcctGCAAGCCATCCATGTTTTAGTAGGGATTTGCTTGAGGATTGAATATTTTTAGCTCAATGGTGTATAATTGTATAAAATTCAATGGCAATACAATGAAATGCAAAGAAAATTTGTATTCCTTTTTAGTTAATTATATGCTTttggttcattcaataaaagcTTTTATTTaagattgaaaagaaaatagtgGGATAAGCCGGTGTGGTATATGTTGAATTGTGCCTTGAAATCTTCAAGTGTTGTCTTCTCTGCTGCGCAATGTGCAGCTAGAAGGGTTACAGGATGTCCAACCATTAGGGGTGTTTAAAACCGAAGCAATTCAATAGAAAAACGGCAAATTAAACTAACCCAAACtaaaaccgcaaaaaaccgcaTTTGGTTCGGGTGTAATCGGATCATTTTCTTGCTCAACcacatggtttggtttggtttgcggttttcattttaccaaccgaaccaaaccaaaccaaaccgtaacataagaaaaatgttaattaatatatactcatagaaactcaatggaaacttttacaaaattacataCTTTTTCTCTTGTTAGATTCCTTCTTTGCTCTTTATTTAAAATCTTAATCTTTTGCATTTCTTAGAAAATACGATTACGTTTTGTTCATGTTTTTAACTTAGTCTATATTGTTGGAaatattgtaaaatgaaaataaaattgtaatatttagggtctgtttggttaaccccaaaagagagcttttagcttttagcttatagcttataagctcgtttgacaaaaaaagctctgtttggtaacactttttcaccatgagcttatagcttatttcacgagcttataagctatttttcagaagttattccaagtagcgtttgagcttatagcttatagcttctcactttttctttcaattttacccttattatttcatttaaattgtatttttatccattataatttttataataagctacgtaataaagactactatccctttattccaatttttgtatatatatcaactggcctttttttttttttttgaaaaaatatataccttcgtttttttttttacgaaacaaaatactattattctattagtgttactttttttttttctgaggtaaatgttattttctttattctctgttattagtattactctattagtgctacctttttttttgtttttgaggtaaatgttattttttttataaagtggaaacacttaaatgataattgttatcatggtttttgggtgccaagccattaattggacttgtacctttcgaccgttgatatctctcttttttcttgggaagggtaaaaggagaaaaacccttgagtttccgaattcgggggtcggttttactacgggaaggtgttaggcacccggagtaactatagtcctctataggagccgttttcctaagtctatattcacgcttatttttacttacttttgaaaatgggatgtttatttagttaagaatggggggagagaagttgtaagacttgatttttatttcggcttggatgagttttgactcattgcctacgtacccttttaagggatcaaaaccactcgtagttcttgctaaaaaacttgtttttgttttaattgtttgattttaagttttgaaaatggttttgaagaaggagattgggaggcttcatgagcattagatttagcaaaaaaagtgaggtttgattagtgattagaaagaaagtctaaatggttaagatgaattgaattttccttaagaaaaagaaaagaaaaaaatgaagtgttgacttcatatttattatgaaatttttttgaagtgaagttcaattgttttttttggaaaaagatggattttctctaagtgtttaaaacctaaacgcttatttaaccgtACAATCCTATGcgtacatctaaggtgagtgtgtgcgtgtcggtgcgtcatagtgtccatagtccatattacaaaaattgcctaaatacattctatggcccctttgccaagctacaaaccaatgataacaaattacattaccaaatgaattaaaacttgcaaaaataaatgctagactaaagaaggtggaggggatgctaaatgagatgcatgaaacatggaaataaacttgttagtgaaaagaaaaaaacataacaagtactaagaaataaaagcatgcaagatggtacaaaaagttaacaaaatgacattaaaccctaaaaacttaggtatgaaacctaaagcattcttggcctctaattctcatgctctaacaaattttgaaagagttttctttatctcaagttatagcatggaattattggaaatatgcaagcatggtttcatgccatattttctagaataaacttggcatttcatatctttcaaaatatgcatatattgttcataaaatcaagaacttataaaccaaatcaaaacagcaaatcaacatgaaattataagcacaaatctctcatattatcatatcaagtagcttttatcacatattctcacatcaaggacaaatgtgtgaagaagaatccataacaaataattcaaagagaattaaaatgctatgaattaattatacaaaaatttcatagatccttaatgttcaaaaatgtcataaaaacactaagaaaatatcaagaaacatgtgataatttttctaggaattttatcacaattttaatcaagacataggtgcaggtagcaaggacaggcagtgcaaatagcaaggaAATAGCAAAAAACGTACAGAAAAACTAAGCCCAGACCAAAGCCCACACtcaaaagatccggatgcacaggggacGTACGATTGATCGAgggttctgaaaccctagatcaaacggccaggaacaaagggactggaccggtcttggaccggtccggttcactagCTTATTTATAAGGCATGGCACcggtttttcttcatttttcactcccctttctctctctagctcttctctcttctctcacctctctctaaacctcgccgccggcgaggatgaagctacggcggagaccttgaaggtccgccggaaacttcatcttctccggcgagttcatgcagtttccggtgacctaaatttccagatttcaaagattcttacTTCGTTTGactcgtcctttaaccctaaacacgaatccggcatttgttttttcaaaaacggcttggaacgacgtagatcttgaaaaagcttttacggttttgaaatgatttttgatttttttgaatgagatcatttagatctttaaagatctacatcgtttcgtcgtttgattaCTTTTTGACGCCTGTTTTCGCTTTCAAAACGTTGATCCTTACGGATCTGGATTTTGATGTTTACGGTTatagttttctttgaattctggaacctttggatctgttttgcttgcgtgatttttaggtttaacagtgatattgcttttgaaaaagagtatgagttttacctaaggttttggctgaaacctttaatggagaaATTCTTTGGAAAACTTCAATCTCTGATGCTACGTGATTTGGCTTTGAatccggaaataaaccggtgttcCTGCTGGTTTCTTGCTTTATCgccttcttcgccggtttaaaccttcatcatctttctttcttcttcgtcttcctcactgtatcttcgtgatcggtgctggagtttgcctTTGGCGAATTCGCACTTCGAATTGCGAAGATattgattcaatgatgatgattcttcaaagaatcactgagaatccatgaaaaatagcttgaatttgtgtagtttctgtttctggaaaacggttaggttttttgttcttggtgttcttgatgaatctgaggaattttttctgttttgattcagttgctgagaaagagaaaatttggaatgtgtttatgagttggcgtgtagtTGTGGCTCTGcgtggcactgtgcaccttttatagcatgacatgtgtgcctctgaacaaatgagaaagtgacacctggCCCTGAAAAAAAAGTGACACGGCCCTGTACAAAAAaatggacttttctgcaaaaaacaacacttaaggactaaactgtaattgaccaaaaaaggactaaaatgaaaattggaaaagaaactggactgacatgtaattttgggacctcaattgagggaccaaaatgtaattaaaaaataaaattgaataaaaaacgtaatttgaccaaacgtaaagtgaaacaaaaataaaactgacaaaacggactaaaacgaaccaatggcttaaatgaggtacttcaaagtaacctccccatgccaaaatttcatgtgaaatgaccaaaatgcccctagggctaaaaatgacctaaaccaactcaaattgacttgacactgactcagacgcaagtttaaaatgaaattaaacagggtttactgatgaaatgtcaaaaatgaatttgaaaagactcagagatagttacaaggatgaaaatgggtcccactgcaggaaatgaccaagatacccttctgtatgactttttgcaaattttgaaataaactgtagaaaaagcaatgtaatgattcagagacacttttgaatgacttacaagacaagtaaagacattttgaaagattttatgcaagaaaaacataggtaaaattgtgattgaaaacactgcgtagcagaggcaaattgaactgtgcagttgaaatttgacatttgacaaagtttgaaatgaaattgggcccagtatttttaggtccaaaaacagggtataacagctgcccctatttaagtttctttgtctggagagtcaagagacggagtctttggcttgacaggacgaagatacttaaatattagcatttgcactgtgtttggacgtaaaaatacgcctacccattttcaaataatatgcatgccatgcatcatttggattatgaatgcaagacctcatggggattggaattaacaaaatatgtcgtatccactgcgggattggtagacattgacaaagatagtgaatagcagagtaacgggaaactagaaacaagttggacaggtacaagctgttcttggattcgaactagccacttgaccggggatgaaacaaacagacaactgcgagttgttcttatggattcgaactggtcacgtcacaggggatagaggttacttggacaaacatgagttgttcttatggattcgaactggtaactcacttggggatattggagagtgcgagttgttcttatggattcgaactggtgacccgactgggaaaaaagagaaaattggcaagtacgagttgttcttacggattcgaactggtgactcgactgaaaacatgtaaaattggcaggtacgagttgttcttaaggattcgaactggtcactcgactgaaagcaaggcaaatagacaggtgcgagcttgttcttggatgcgaactggttactccaccggacagaaacagatagacaggtacaagctgctcttggattgagctagtcacttgaccaaacggaaacatattgacaggtacaagctgctcttggattgagctgggcactcgaccgataacataagcaaattgatagatacaagctgttcttggacttgaactagccacttgaccaaacagaaacatattcactggggattggttttgacaaaatatagattgagattgacttgacgtcgatttgaattgaaaggtagaaattgaccgatattattggctcacaaagttttgacagagaacctgacatgagtattgaattgagactgatgttgacattggaaatgcactgtgcatggatgatataacagtttcattaaatgcatgggtacgcaatatgcatgattatgcatgtatgaatgcttgtaatgcatgactgtcggcagtttgtaggcacgacttcacggggaagacaagacattagagtattgggcacgtagtggctcgtgctatattacacattcttggaaatcctctttggagatgacgtcgttgggagacgtgtcggaaccatagctgagggcaggtagatatgcaatttgctggagatagaatcttggaagactttactggggaaaacgccgttgtgctgggcatttcagtactgggtatgttgtagacattgcatctgtggtcaatgctttttgcatgttattttctcgattttcattcatttttgcatcccatttttgcctggatcgccctttcgggttttcgatccaccgggaaaataaattcttttcaatgccccatttttgcctgaactgccctttcgggttttcaatccagcggggtgctcatttttgcctaagccgccctttcgggttttcaacttagcgagctcatttattttcatgcattttcattctgttttttcattcttgccattgaccacagactatcctggaggagaacctgctcgtaacatatattgaaatagacatcaacatactctcgctcatgcatgtttcatttgaaggtaccttgttgctcaggtttgcttttcaaaatagacaaaaggttttcaattttcaaaatgtttgtttcaagcattgtcattatcaaaatagaaagaaaatgttttgtatatagctttgaaagtagaagaacaaaatagaattttcaaacaaaagcaaaggctcaaattgatgtataagagtggtggtcagccgaaggcgtgactccacggattcacaaagcttggaaaatggtaattttattggttggtggtacattgaacacagtaatcattacatttcccaaaAACTTTGATTTCACAAATGTGGAAGCttcagatgaagatggtcatcaacagctgcagatgccccaagggggacggtggttggtcagatatagttacttgccttttgtttcaatctcatttttgcatgaaccgcccttccgggttttcggctcatcgagacgctcattcttgcctgagttgtgtacaatctcagcgaacttttcatatttgttttttttgtcccttatttttgcctggaccgccctttcgggttttcgatccaccgggaagcgcatttttgcctaggccgccctttcgggttttcgacctaccacgctgttcttttcatatttctaggcaaagtatttcttgactatatcggcattcactggatttggaagttctacaccatccatgtgtgtaaggattaaagcaccaccagagaaggccttcttgacaacataaggaccttcatagttaggcgtccacttgccccttgggtcgggttgctggcttatcttccttttcaatacaagttcccctaccttgaattctcgaggatggactttcttgtcaaaggcagtcttcattcttgcttgatatgactgtccacgagccatggcatccatacgtttttcctcaatcaaattcaactgatcataccggctttggcaccattcagcctcagataactttgcttccataatcacacggagagatgggatctccacttccaaaggaagaactgcttccataccatatacaagagagaaaggggttgccccggttgaactgcgcacggtagtacggtagccatgcagagcatagggtaacatctcatgccaatccttgtaagtggttaccatcttctggacaattctcttgatattcttgttggcggcctcaactgcaccattcatctgaggtctatagggagaagagttatgatgctcaattttgaattcttcacaaagagcttgcaccacattgttattcaggttggtaccattgtcagtaataatcttgctgggaacaccatatcgacagatgatattgttcttgatgaacttagctaccacttgcttggtcacattggtataagatgctgcttcaacccacttggtaaagtagtcaattgccactaagatgaaacgatgaccatttgaagccttcggttcaattcttccgatcatgtcaatgccccacattgagaacggccatggggatgacataacattgagagcatgcggaggcacatggatcttatcagcatagatttgacatttgtggcactttctggcgtgctggtagcaatcatgctccatggccatccagtagtaacctgcccgtagcaacttcctcgacatagtatgccctatagcatgggtcccgaaggtaccgtcatgtacatcatgcattaactgctctgcttcatgttcatcaacacaccttaacaataccatgtcatagttcctcttgtacagaatatctccatctaacaggaatctaccggccaatcttctcagggtcttcttatcttgtttggaagcacctggcggatactcacggctcagcaagaactgtttgatgtcgtagtaccagggtttatagtcaacc from Medicago truncatula cultivar Jemalong A17 chromosome 8, MtrunA17r5.0-ANR, whole genome shotgun sequence includes the following:
- the LOC11439603 gene encoding uncharacterized protein, yielding MVNKYHVRSISLPSRSHPSTIRVEEELNKLKTWEGTSTSTSGSIHIGLSLLEDLYMSMEDLLNMASTQQVISHHQGEKCVEELLDSSMRILDICGITRDTILQTKENVQALHSSLRRRKGDSSVERSVAEYKFFTKKMKKNVNKLITSLKHMNSKFGMSSILELDHHFSCLIRVFREVIVMNLSVFQFILSFLNVSSSKSKTAKWKFVAKLMHKGVITCEDNSYNVNEFLCVEATLSTLLSEGTNGENLQASHERLEALENAIESIENDLENLFRRLIKSRASLLNIISQ